The proteins below come from a single Miscanthus floridulus cultivar M001 chromosome 1, ASM1932011v1, whole genome shotgun sequence genomic window:
- the LOC136454051 gene encoding protein PELPK1-like codes for MASTSSRFLAVALVMAAVLLGGANTCHAARRLDELPPLPQVPGVPKLPMPQVPKLPVPPVPELPMPQVPNLPQLPGVPGVPLPSAAVPYERSPETGLGLATPSSMASAASFLATVVACALLLASNTCHGARHLADTTTAAAAPAGAVPGLPAVPTLPTVQPLPDVPQVAALPPMPAVPAVTVPQVTLPPMPAAPKVTVPPQVALPPMPAVPSVLPKLTLPPIPAVVPSVVPKVGLPPMPSVPAVNVPTAIAAPPPSA; via the exons ATGGCCTCCACCTCGAGCCGCTTCCTGGCCGTGGCGCTCGTCATGGCCGCCGTGCTGCTCGGCGGCGCCAACACGTGCCACGCGGCCCGCCGCCTCGACGAACTGCCGCCGCTGCCTCAAGTGCCAGGTGTGCCGAAGCTGCCGATGCCTCAAGTGCCGAAGCTTCCAGTGCCGCCGGTGCCCGAGCTGCCGATGCCCCAAGTGCCGAACCTGCCTCAACTGCCGGGCGTGCCCGGCGTGCCGCTGCCGTCCGCCGCGGTGCCGTA CGAGCGGTCTCCAGAGACAGGCCTAGGCCTAGCTACTCCTAGCAGTATGGCTTCCGCTGCGAGCTTCCTGGCCACGGTCGTGGCGTGCGCACTCCTCCTGGCCAGCAACACCTGCCACGGGGCGCGCCACTTGGCCGACACGACCACCGCGGCCGCGGCCCCTGCTGGTGCCGTCCCTGGCCTCCCCGCCGTGCCGACCTTGCCAACGGTGCAGCCACTGCCCGACGTGCCACAGGTGGCGGCGCTGCCGCCCATGCCGGCCGTGCCCGCGGTCACCGTGCCGCAGGTGACGCTGCCGCCCATGCCGGCGGCTCCCAAGGTGACCGTGCCGCCGCAGGTGGCGCTGCCGCCAATGCCCGCCGTCCCGTCCGTGCTGCCCAAGCTGACCCTGCCACCGATACCCGCCGTCGTTCCGTCCGTCGTCCCCAAGGTGGGCTTGCCGCCGATGCCGTCGGTCCCGGCCGTCAACGTGCCCACGGCGATCGCGGCGCCGCCTCCGTCGGCGTAG